In Arachis hypogaea cultivar Tifrunner chromosome 2, arahy.Tifrunner.gnm2.J5K5, whole genome shotgun sequence, a genomic segment contains:
- the LOC112749372 gene encoding mitochondrial uncoupling protein 1 has product MVAGGNSKPDISIAGTFATSAFSACFAEACTIPLDTAKVRLQLQKQALGANVVTTPKYKGMMGTVATIAREEGLAALWKGIVPGLHRQCLYGGLRIGLYDPVKTLYVGKDHVGDVPLPKKILAALTTGAVAIAVANPTDLVKVRLQAEGKLPPGVPRRYSGSLNAYSTIVKQEGIAALWTGLGPNIARNAIINAAELASYDQVKQTILKLPGFSDNVVTHLLSGLGAGFFAVCIGSPVDVVKSRMMGDSSYKSTLDCFLKTLKNDGPFAFYKGFIPNFGRLGSWNVIMFLTLEQTKKIVGRLEST; this is encoded by the exons ATGGTAGCTGGTGGCAACTCCAAACCTGACATCTCCATCGCTGGAACCTTCGCCACCAGTGCTTTCTCTGCATGTTTCGCTGAG GCGTGCACTATTCCCTTGGACACTGCCAAAGTTAGGCTTCAGCTTCAAAAACAAGCTTTAGGTGCCAATGTGGTGACGACGCCTAAATATAAGGGTATGATGGGGACTGTTGCGACCATTGCTAGGGAAGAAGGTCTTGCAGCACTCTGGAAGGGCATTGTCCCGGGGCTACATCGTCAATGTTTGTATGGAGGTTTAAGAATTGGGTTGTATGATCCT GTTAAGACTTTATATGTCGGAAAGGATCATGTCGGAGATGTTCCATTGCCCAAAAAAATTCTTGCTGCATTAACAACCG GTGCTGTGGCAATTGCAGTAGCGAATCCAACAGATCTTGTTAAAGTTAGACTTCAAGCAGAAGGAAAATTGCCTCCTGGTGTGCCAAGGCGTTACTCTGGATCTTTAAATGCATATTCTACAATTGTAAAACAG GAAGGAATTGCAGCCCTTTGGACTGGTCTTGGCCCCAATATAGCCAGAAATGCTATTATCAACGCTGCCGAACTGGCCAGCTATGATCAAGTGAAACAG ACGATTTTGAAATTGCCAGGCTTCTCTGATAATGTTGTAACTCATCTCCTTTCTGGTCTAGGGGCAGGGTTTTTTGCTGTTTGTATTGGATCCCCAGTTGACGTG GTTAAGTCAAGAATGATGGGAGATTCTAGTTACAAAAGCACCCTTGATTGTTTCCTCAAGACATTGAAGAACgat GGACCTTTTGCCTTTTATAAAGGCTTCATCCCAAATTTTGGACGGTTAGGATCTTGGAACGTAATCATGTTTCTAACCTTAGAACAA ACTAAGAAGATCGTTGGGCGTTTAGAGTCAACCTGA
- the LOC112749345 gene encoding uncharacterized protein, with the protein MKREGVEGRASPAWRHCRRRVLPSLPSGGRRCYSRARPRHRSGLRRERKLARGLVRERGGRSRKGVRAVAAPPKRRPFAASEARCRCVAPVCRAATVAQGRPPLLLCPPTAPLHEPEDLSLLSHRRQSPIREKLDRQGDRWEGVVEPRRCCWGLTATVLVVAGAVAEFWGHRNHRRSFRLLLPSPKKLPDVGAEVTKSLFNCC; encoded by the exons ATGAAGAGGGAAGGAGTGGAAGGAAGGGCGTCGCCGGCCTGGCGCCACTGCCGCCGTCGGGTCCTGCCATCTCTGCCCAGTGGAGGCCGCCGCTGTTACTCGCGGGCTCGTCCCCGTCACAGATCGGGATTGAGGCGGGAGAGGAAACTAGCGAGAGGGTTGGTGCGTGAGAGGGGAGGAAGGTCTCGCAAGGGGGTTCGCGCCGTTGCCGCTCCGCCCAAACGCCGTCCCTTTGCCGCGAGCGAAGCTCGCTGCCGCTGCGTTGCTCCAGTCTGTCGCGCCGCCACTGTCGCCCAGGGAAGACCGCCACTGCTTCTGTGTCCTCCAACGGCGCCGCTGCACGAGCCGGAGGACTTGTCCCTGCTGAGCCATCGCCGACAAAGTCCAATCAGAGAGAAGCTTGATAGACAGGGAGATCGATGGGAAGGAGTGGTTGAGCCGCGCCGGTGTTGTTGGGGTCTCACCGCCACCGTCCTCGTGGTGGCTGGTGCTGTCGCGGAGTTTTGGGGCCACCGGAACCACCGCCGGAGTTTCCGGCTACTTCTGCCGTCGCCGAAAAAGTTGCCG gatgtgggcgcagaagtcacgaagagtttatttaattgttgttga